In the genome of Candidatus Omnitrophota bacterium, the window CGAACTCAACGGACAAAAGGTGGGCTCTTTTGGCGATGCCGGGTGTTTCAGTCTTCACCCTCTGAAAACCCTCAACGCCTGCGGTGATGGGGGTATTTTGACAACCAACGATCAAGAGACGTATGACAAGATCCTGGCCTTGCGTGATAACGGATTTTACCGGCGCCATGAATGCATTTACTGGAGCAATAATTCCCGGCTTGACACCATTCACGCGGCCATGCTTTTGGTGAAACTGGATCATCTGGAAGACTGGACAGAGGCCCGCCGCGCCAACGCGCATTTTTATCAAAAACATTTGGCCGGTTTATCGGCGGTTCAGGCGCCCATTGCAGAAGAAAATATGCGCGCGGTTTACCACACCTTTATCATCCAGGCGGACCGCCGGGATGAACTTCAGGCCTTTTTAGCGGATAAGGGAGTGGGGACCAAGGTGCATTACGCGGTGCCGATCCATCTTCAGCGGGCTGCCAAGGAGTTGAAATACAAAAAGGGCAGCTTGCCGGTGACCGAAGGGCAGGCCGAGCGGGTTTTAAGTCTGCCGGTTTCCCAGTCGCTTCAGCCGGACATGCTCGAGTATGTCGTTAACGCCGTTAAAGATTTTTATAAACGATAAGGATCATTATGAACGTACCGTATTCTTACTTGGATGAACAATTCGCGCAGATCGATGACTATCTGGAGGATGTCCGTAAGCTTGTTCAAAGTGGAGATTTTACCCTCGGCAAACCCGTGACGGAATTCGAAGAGCGATTTGCTGAATTATGCAACCTCCCGCACGCGATCGGTGTCGGTTCCGGAACGGATGCGCTCATTCTTTCTTTAAAGATCATTGGCGTTGGGCCGGGAGATGAGGTCATTACGACCCCTAATACCTTTATTTCGACGGTTGGCGCGATCGTCATGGTGGGCGCCAAGCCGGTCTTTGTCGATAATAACGATGAATACACGATCGACGTGGACAAGATCGAGCAGGCGATCACCCAAAAAACCAAAGCACTTTTGCCGGTTCATTTGACCGGATGTCCGGCGGACATGCCGCGGATCATGGCCATCGCCAAGAAACATAAGCTGTTGGTCGTCGAAGACGCGGCCCAGGCGATCCTGGCTAAGATCGACGGTAAACATGTGGGCTTCTGGGGAGAAACCGCCTGTTTTAGTTTGCATCCTTTGAAAAATTTGAATGTTTGGGGCGATGGCGGCGTGATCGTGACCCGTTGTGCAGAATTGGATCGAAAATTAAAACTTTTTCGCAACCACGGCATGACCACCCGTGATGAGATCGAGATGTTTGCGCACAATTCCCGTCTGGATTCACTTCAGGCGGTGATCGGCAATCGTTTGATCAACGAGGTTGAGGACATCACCCAAAAGCGCATTGCCAATGCCCGGCAGTATGACGAGGCGTTCAAGGACCTGAAAGAATCCATCACGGTCCCCAAGCGCCGGCCCAATGTTCAACAGGTTTATCACACTTATGTGCTGCGCGTCAAAGATCGCGATGTGCTTTTGGAGCATCTGATCAAGCGTGGCATTAAGGCCAAGGTCCATTATCCGATCCCGGTCCATTTGCAAAAAGCAGCCGCGTATCTTGGATATAAGAAAGGCGATTTCCCGGTGTGCGAAGCGGATGCCAAGAGGATCCTCAGCCTGCCGGTCCATCAGTATCTGAGCCCTGAGCAAATGGCCTATGTGATCGATGCTGTGCGGGACTTTTATCGCAAGGGCGCCCCGGGGAGCGCGAAAGAAGATGCATTTTATTCTCGGCGTTGATTTTGACAACACGCTGGTGAATTACGACGATGTTTTTTTGAAAACAGCCCGGCAGATGGGATTGATCGAGAACGGCGCCGTCCGGCATAAAAAGAATATACGGGATGCGGTCCGTCAGCTGCCCGATGGAGAAACCAAATGGCAGCAAGTCCAGGCGCACGTGTATGGTAAGGCGATGGATGAAGCTGTTCTGATCAGCGGTGTCGGAAGATTTTTAAAGGCCTGCCGGTCTGCCGGTCTGCCGGTGTACATTGTCAGCCATAAAACCCGATTTGCCGCGCAAGATACCGACAGGATCGATTTGCGGCAAGCAGCCTTGGATTGGATGAAGCAAAAAGGGTTTTTTGATTTCCAGGGCTTTGGATTCTCGACCGATCAGGTTTTTTTTGAATCGACGCGCCAGGATAAGGTTGGGCGGATCAAACAATTGAACTGCACGCATTTTATTGATGACCTGGAGGAAACATTTTTAGAAAAGTCGTTTCCTGAACAAACCGCCAGGATCCTTTATTCCTCACAGGGGGAAGGTCCTCGCGGGGATATGAAGGTCCTGCATGACTGGAAAGAGATCTATGACCACTTCTTTAGTAATGGAAGATAGCCGGACCATTGCGCAAGTCGAGGATCTGGCCGCGAAAATGCTCAAACGCGTTGGTGTACGCGCGAAGCGTTTGGATCGCGGGAGAAACAGCCAAGTTTTCGTTCTGGAATCCGGTGGAGAAACCCCAAGGCACGTCGTGAAATTTTATTTTCGTCATCCGGCCGACCCGCGGGACCGCCTGGAAACCGAGTTTACCAGCTTTTCGTTTTTATGGGGACAGGGCATCGCCAGCATCCCGCGTCCCGTTGCCGTCAATCGGGAAGGATCCTGCGCGATCTATGAATTGATCGAAGGCGATAAGATTTTACCGGCAGATATCACGACGGAAGACATCAAATACGCCGTGAATTTTCTGGCAGATCTAAAGAGGCTGAACAATACCGCGCGTTCTTCCCCTATCGCGCCTGCCTCCGACGCGTGTTTTTCGATCTCAGCGATTGTTGCGGGCATTGAAAGGCGATTGGACCGGCTGACAAAGATCAGGCCCAAAGGGCAGGAGTATGAGGAGTTGGGGTCTTTTTTACGGGAAGATTTCAAACCGTTTCTGGGCATTTTAACCCAGTGGGCCAAAGAACAATGTTCCAGGAAACGCATTTTTTTTGATTCTGAAGTTTCTTGGGAAGAAAGGACTTTAAGTCCGTCGGATTTCGGGTTTCACAATGCCATTCGCGCGCGGGATCAACGCATTGTTTTTCTGGATTTTGAATATTTCGGCTGGGATGATCCCTCGAAGATGGTCGTTGATTTTTTATTGCATCCCGCAATGAGTTTGAGTGAATCGATGAAAAAATGTTTTGCGCGGGGAATGCTTGATGTTTTTAAGGAAAATGAAAGGTTGATCGACAGGATCAGGGTGGTTTATCCGTTACATGGCTTAAAATGGTGCGCGATACTGCTCAATGAATTTATTCCAAACGATTTTTCCCGCCGGTCTTTTGCCGCGGGGAATCCATTGGACCCAAGCCAGGTGCGAAGACAACAATTGTTAAAGGCCAAGGGCCTGTACCGAACGATCAAAGAAACCTACCAACAGAACATATGAAACTGGACCAACGATCGAAATATTTACGCTGTAGGATCATTGAAACGCTCAACGCCACCCGCCGCGGGCACGTCGGCGCGGCGTTGTCTTTAGTGGAAATTTTAAGAGCGCTTTATGACGATGTGCTCCGTTATGATGTCAAAAATCCCAAATGGGAAGAGCGCGACCGCTGTATTTTAAGCAAAGGCCATGGATGCCTGGCTTTGTATGTGGTTCTGCAGGACAAAGGATTTTTTCCGGAAGAAGAACTGTGGAGGTTTTGCGAGGCCGACGGGCTTTTGGGCGGGCATCCTGAGGTCAAAGTGCCCGGAGTGGAGGCCTCGACCGGAAGCCTGGGGCACGGATTACCGATCGGGATCGGTTTTGCTTTGAACGCCAGGCACGAGAAGGCCAGTCATCGCATTTTTGTGATCCTGGGTGACGGCGAATGCAATGAAGGATCGGTCTGGGAAGCGGCCCTTTGCGCCGGCAAACATAAATTGAGCAATTTAACGGTCATTGTTGATTACAACCAATATCAATCTTACGGCCCGATGCGCGAGGTCCAGAATTTGGAACCATTTGCCAAGAAGTGGGAGGCGTTTGGTTTTGCTGTCAAGGAAGTGAATGGTCATGATGTTGCGGCGTTACGCGATGCGTTTTCCGCTTTGCCGCCCGACAACGAAAAGCCGACGGCGATCATCTGCCACACGCTCAAGGGCAAGGGCATGAAATGCACGGAAGGCAATTTGAAATGGCATCACAAAAGCGGGATCAAGGACGAAGAGATCCGCCAGCTTTTAGACGAAGCGGAGGCATACTGATGCGTAAGATGTGTCTGGATGTGGTCCATGAGCTTGCGCGCCGGGACAAGCGCGTTTTTTTTATTGGATCAGATCTCGGGATCGGCACCCTGCAGAAATTCAAAGAGGAAATGCCGGAGCGTTTTTTTATGGAAGGTATCAGCGAAGCCAACCTGATCGGCATGGCCGCGGGGCTGGCCATGGAAGGGAAAATCCCCTACGTCAATACGATCGCGACCTTCATCACCCGACGGTGTTTCGAGCAAGTCGTCGTTGACCTGGGGTTACATAATCTGAATGTGCGCTTGCTGGGAAATGGCGGCGGGCTGGTGTATGCGCCCTTAGGCCCTACTCATGAGGCCATTGAAGATATCGCGATCATGCGCGCGATCCCGAACATGACGGTGATCGCGCCCGCGGATGCCAATGAAATGCGCCGGGCCATGCTGCAATCTCTCGATCACAAAGGCCCGATGTATATCCGGATCGCCAAGGGCGGAGATCCCATTGTGACCACCGACAATATTCCTTTTAAGATCGGCAAGGCTTTGGTCATGCGTCACGGCCTGGACGCCCTCATCATCACAACCGGGATCACGTTAAATAACGGATTGGAAGCCGCCGGCCGCCTGGAACAGGAAGGGATAAAAGCCAGTGTTGTGCATGTGCCGACCATTAAGCCGCTCGATCACGAGGCCATTTTGCGTCATGCCAAAGAGGTTCCGGTGATCGTGACCATCGAGGAACACAGCATTCTGGGCGGACTGGGCGGGGCGGTAGCTGAAATTGTGAGCGAAGCGAACTTCCCGACCCCCAAAAAGTTTAAGCGTTTGGGCATCCCGGATGTGTTCGCTGAGCAGTACGGTTCACAAGCGGGCTTGATGAAAGGCTTCGGTATCACCACAGACAATATCGTAGTCACCATAAGGAATTTATCAAAGACAAAAGCACCATCGGGAAAGCTAATTGAACCGCAACTCATAAAGGAGTAGAACCAGACATGGGAACATTCGTTGAGATCTTCACACCGCTGCATAAAAAAACCGCGAGAAAATACATCGATCGCATGGTGGATGATAAGGTCCATTGCATGATCAAAGCCAAAGAATATGAGGCGGATTATTGGGACGGCAATCGCCGCTACGGTTATGGCGGCTACAAATATGATGGACGATGGAAGCCCGTCGCCGAAAGCCTTATTCAGCATTACAATCTTAAAAGCAATGTCAAAATTTTGGATGTCGGCTGCGGCAAGGCCCATCTTCTGTACGAATTAAAACAACTTTTGCCCAATGCCGAACTGCATGGGTTTGATGTTTCCCGGCATGGCATCGCCGATGCCCCGGAGCCGATCCGTAAATCCCTGACCCTCCGCAAGGCACAGGATGTTCCTTATCCCTGGCCGGATCAATATTTTGATCTGGTCATTGCTTTAGGAAGCCTCCATAACCTGCGCGTGCCCGAGTTGGCGGTGGCGGTCCCCGAGATCGAGCGCGTCGGTAAAAATAAATTCATCATGGTGGAAAGTTACCGCAATGAACAGGAGTTGTTCAATATGGAGTGCTGGGCGCTGACAGCCGAGGCCTTTTTTGACAACAAGGCCTGGATATGGCTGCTTGAACATTTTGGGTACACCGGAGATTACGAATTTATTTATTTTGAATAAACCATTTTTAGGAATAGAGAAAATTATGGAACAAGCACAAATGACATTAGAAAACACAAGCCTTCCTGTTAAAACGATGAAGGCCGCGATCTTAACCGAGTTGAACAAGCCCTTGGTTGTTGCCCAAATAGAGCTTCCTAAAACGCTCGCTTTTGGACAGGTCCTGGTCCGTGTCCATTACAGCGGGATCTGTGGAGCACAGTTTAATGAAATTCAAGGGGCCAAAGGCCCGGATAAATTTTTGCCGCATCTTTTGGGACATGAAGGTTCGGCGACCGTCCTGGCCGTTGGAGAGGGCGTTGTGCGCGTTAAACCCGACGACCACGTCGTCATGCATTGGCGTCAAAGTGACGGGATCCAATCCCCGACGCCGACTTATCATTGGAACGGACAAAAGGTCAATTCCGGCTGGGTGACGACCTTTAATGATCATGCCGTTGTTTCAGAGAACAGGCTGACGGTCATACCGAATGATTTTGACATGAAGATCGCCCCTTTGTTTGGCTGTGCCGTCACAACAGCCATGGGGGTCATTAACAATGATGCCCATGTTAAGATCGGTCAATCGGTCGTCGTTTTTGGAGTTGGAGGGGTTGGTTTAAATATTATCCAATCCGCGCAAATGGTTTCAGCTAATCCCATCATCGCCGTTGACCTTTTTGATAAGAAATTAGACATGGCCAAACGTTTCGGGGCCACCCATGGGTTCAATTCAAAGGACAATAAAGATCATCTGGCCCAGATCCGAAAGATCGTTGGTGAAAAGGGGGCGGATGTCGTTATTGATACGACGGGCAGCGCGCGGGTGATCGAAACAGCGTATGAACTGACCCATCCGGACGGCAAAACGATCCTGGTCGGCGTTCCGCGCAAAGGGGACAATATTTCCATCTATTCTTTGCCGCTGCATTTTAAGAAAGTTTTAAAAGGATCGCATGGCGGAAGCGCACAGCCCAATCTGGAGATCCCGCGTTATATCGATCTCATGAAAAAGGGCAAGATGACGCTCGAGGGCATCATCACGCATGAGTTTAAGTTGGAACAGATCAACGAAGCGCTGAATACCATCCGAAGAGGCGAAACCGGACGCGTTGTCATTGCGATGGATTAAAGGGAAAAAGATGATCTTATGAATACCCCCGTCAATATAAGGATAGAAGGCGAAGGGATTTTTTTTGCAAAAGGCCCCATTGTGAGCATCGGGGACAGTGAGATCAATTTTCTCAAAGAAGCAGCGTTACGCAACAGCCGCAAAAGCGCCAGATTGTGTATGCATAAAGACATCGCGGATGATGTTCATGAGATGTTCATTTTACATTCAAAAGAGACCTATGTTCGGCCTCACAAGCATCCAGGCAAAGACCTGTCCTATCATATTATTGAGGGCATTGCCGACATGGTTTTGTTTGACGAGCAAGGGGAAATCACCGATGTCATTCCCATGGGCGAATATGGGACCGGGCGCAAATTTTATTATCGCCTTAATGAGGCGGCTTACTATGCTCCATTTGTGCGTTCGGATCTTTTATTATTCCATGAGACCATCAAGGGTCCATTTCAGCGCTCCGGCACCATTTATGCCCCATGGGCCGCTGAGGGAGATGACCCGGCTGAGGTCGATCAATTTCAGCAGGGATTAGCATCAAGGATCAGCAAATTCAGAAAGCCAGGCATGTCATGAAGAACACGACACAGGCCGTCTACAGAAGAACGGATTGCCGGCTCTGCGGGAAAACCAGCCCGGAGACCGTTTTGTCCCTTGAGCCGATACCCATTGCCGGTGATTATGTTTCCCGGCAAGAGTTGGACATGGCCCAGGACAGATACACCATGGATCTTGCCTTATGCCGTCACTGTGGGAACGTATTCTTGCTGGACGTCGTCGACCCGGAGATTTTATACAAAAATTTTAAATACACCTCATCAAGCTCTCCGGATTTAGGCGGGCATTTTAGAGGATACGCCGAGTATGTCTTGAAGAATTTTCCCATGCCCCAAGGGGCTTTTATTGTTGATGTCGGCAGCAATGACGGCCTGTTCCTTAGAGAATTTCAAAAGAGGGGATTGCGGGTCTTGGGCGTCGATCCGGCGAGGGACATTGCCAGAAAAGCGACGGAATCGGGGATCGAGACCCTGGGCGCGTATTACGATATTGAACTTGCCCGGCAGACCAGGAATGAACGCGCAGCGGCCAATATCATTACCGCCAACATGGTCATGGCCAACGTCGACAATATGGCCATTTTTATTCAGAGTATCCGTGAATTATTGGCCGATGACGGCATTTTTATATTTGAAACGGGTTATCTGCTCAAGTTGGTTGAAAATATGGTTTTTGATAATATTTATCATGAACATTTGTCTTATTTTTCAGTTAAAGCGCTGGATCTGTTTTTCAAAAATAATGGGATGGAATTGCTGGACATCAATGTTGTGGCCACTAAGGGCGGGTCCTTGCGCGGCGTGGTGCAGCTGCAGGGCGGGCCCCGCAAAAGGCTGGCCTCCGTGGATAAAATGATACGGTTGGAAAAAGAGTTCGGCTTGGACCGCCCAGAAATCTTTTCAAACCTGAAAAGGCGGATCGACGCCGAGAAAGAGAAATTGTTGACCCTGATCGGGGACCTAAAGAGGAACAATAAGAAAATCGCGGGGTATGGGGCGTCCCATAGCGTGACGACATTCCTTTATTATTTCGGCCTCGGAGATCAATTGGAATGTTTATTTGATGACAATGCGGCGAAATTCAACACGTTCAGCCCGGGCCACCATATTCCCATCCTGTCATCCGAGGAAATTGATCAGCGAAAGTCCGATCATATTATTATCTTGGCCTGGCGTTTTCATGAAATGATCGTCAACAAACACCGCTTGTACTTGGAAAAAGGAGGGCATTTTATTGTGCCCTTGCCTCAAATGAGAGTTATATGAAGAAAGAACATGTGCTTGTCATCGGCGGGAGCAAGGGCATAGGCCGGACGGTCGTGCAAACGATGGCCCAAAGGGGTTATCTGGTGTCTGTGATCAGCAGAAAACAGCCACAAGAAAAGACCGAAAAAGTCCATTATTGGGACGCGGACATAACGAAGCCCGGCCGTTTCCTAAAAGTTTTCAATGAGATCATCCGCCGGCAGGGCCAATTGAATCATCTTGTTTTTTGTCAGCAGTTTAGGGGCGTCGGCGATGATTGGGCCGGGCAGATCGAGACGAGTTTGACCGCGGTCAAGCACGTGATCGAATCAGCCGTCGATCATTTTGAGAATGTCAAAGGAAGAAACACGATCATTGTGGTCACCTCCATCGCCGGCCGCCTGATCGCGGCCGAGCAGCCCGTGGGATACCACGTGGCCAAAGCGGGCCTGGAGCAAATGACGCGTTACTATGCCCTGGCCCTGGGAGCTAAAGGGATCAGGGTCAATGCCATTGCGCCCAACATGGTCCTTAAGGAAGAAAACAAAGATTTTTATCTTAGAAACAAAAAAATTTACGACCTTTATAGAAAAATATCGCCGTTGGGAAGAATGGTGGCTTCTGATGACGTGGCCCACACGGTAGCGTTTTTCTGTAGTTCCCAGTCGGCCGGAATCACCGGGCAAATTCTGGTCATTGATGGGGGCGTCTCATTGCAAGAACACGCGGCCCTGGCGCGCGCGTTGATGTCTTTGGACGGCACACAGATCACACAAAAGAACCGTCAACAAAAGAAATTTTCTTAGGAGATCGATCATGAATGTTTTGGGGATCCACTGTGCGTTCTCTCATTTGAACCATGATCCAAGCGCGGCCTTGATCTGCGATGGGAAGTTAATAGCCTTGGGTGAAGAAGAGCGCTTTACAAGGATCAAAGGGGCCAGAGGATTACTCCCTTTTTTCAGCATCCGGTTCTGCCTGAAACAGGCCGGATTAAAGATGGAAGATATTGATCTGGTTGTTTCGACCGGAGAAACGATCAAGGAACAATTGGACAATAATGTGAAGTTGTTTTTCAAGCATTATTTCGGAGTGGTCCCGCCCATTCAATACATTAACCATCAGTTCTCTCACCTGGCTTCCGCCTTTTTTTATTCTGGATTCGATCGGTCCATGTGCATCTCTTATGACGGCCGGGGAGATGATTTGAGCGGAATGCTTGCGGTGGGTTCTTCCAAGGGGATCAAAGTATTGGAAAAGATGCCGATCAAGGATTCCGTGGGGCTTTTTTATTGCGCCGTAACTCAATTTTTGGGGTTTCGGCAAGCCCAAGATGAATACAAGGTGATGGGGCTGGCTTCCTTTGGAAAAGAAGGGGAAGATATCAGTTCTCTCGTGAGAATTTCCGATGATGGTTATTCTGTCCGTCAGGAGAATTTTGGCCACCCGTTCCCGATCAGAACTTTGGACGAGCCGATCTATAATGAAAACCTTATTCGCGCGCTGGGAACCCCCCGCCGTTTCGGTGAGCCCATCACGGACAGGCATAGAAATCTTGCTTTTGCCGTTCAAAGATCCTTGGAAGAATGCGTCGTGCGCCTTGTTAAACGGCTGCATGCCAAGACAGGATTGGATTCCTTATGCATTGCCGGCGGAGTTGGATTGAATTGCTCGGCTAACCGGATCATTCATCAATTGCCGTTTATCAAGCGGTTATTCGTGCAGCCGGCCGCTTCGGACAGGGGGTTATGTTTAGGCAATGCCTTGGTAGGCGCTTATGAAAATGGCGAGAAGATAGAATTGCCGGGACATGTGTTTTTTGGCCCTAGCTATACCAATGGGCAATTGTTAAGCGCCCTTAAGTTAACGGGGCAGGACTATATTGAGCTTCCGGACCCGGGGACAAAGGCCGCGGAAATGTTGGCTGAAGGTAAGATCATCGGATGGTTTCAGGGCCGGTCTGAATTTGGTCCGCGGGCGTTGGGTAACCGTTCTATTTTGGCTGATCCCCGCTCGATCAAGATGAAAGATGAGATCAATGCCCGAATTAAGTTTCGCGAAGAGTTTCGTCCTTTCGCGCCGGCGGTGCTGGAGGAGCGGGCTTCGGAGGTCTTCGAGATGGATCAACCATCCCCCTACATGACGGTTACTTTTACGGTGCGCCCCCACTGGGTAGAGAAGCTGCAGGCCGTCACCCATGTCGACAAGACGGCCAGGGTACAGACGGTGAGTAAGGAAACGAACCCGTTATTCCACGGTTTGATCGCGGCTTTTGGCCGCTTGACCGGAGTTCCCGTGGTATTAAATACCAGCTTTAACGCCCGGGGAGAGCCCATTGTGGAGACTCCATTGGATGCCCTGGCGACTTTTTCATCCGTCGGGATGGATGCTCTTTTTCTGGGGCCATACCTGATCACGAAGCCAAAACCACCCAGGCGGTAGAAAAAAAATGAAAGATATCGGTCAGGGGCCAATAAGGAAGTTATATCAGTGTCTTTTGGTCCCTCCGGCTGTCCTGATCGCCATAGGTATACGGATATTGCGGCCATTGATCGTTGTGCGATGGGGAAGGATCGACATCGCAAGGATAGGCGGAATATACCGGGCGGATTGGTACCTGTCTTTGTATCATGGCCGCATGTGCAGGGATAAATACTTTGATATTTTTTACTTCGATTGGTCCGGGGTCGTCGGCAACAGCCAATGGTGGGCGATGTGGAAGCGAGTTTTGCGTATTTTTCCATTCGGAGGATTGGCAAAACTCGTCGGGAGGATATCATGCATATTGCCAGGGGATAAGCTTTACATTGTTCCGGTGATGGATGCCACTCCATCAACGATCAGCGAGCATCAAGATATTCTTAAGCGCATCCTTGAACATAAAGAACCTAATGTTGCTTTTACTCCGCAAGAAGAGCATTTTGGCCATCAAGAGATTCGGGGGTTAGGCATACCAGAAAAGGCCCCCTTTGTCTGTTTTCATGCCCGCGACGCGGCATATCTGGACGCCGTATATCCTGATAGAAGTTGGGGTTATCACGATTATAGAGATTCCAATATTTTTAATTATCTTCCTGCGGTCGAAGGACTTGCCCGGCGAGGTTACCATGCGGTTAGAATGGGCAGCACGGTGAAGGACAGGTTGCCCGCGTCGAACGCGGCCATTATCGATTACGCCGCCAATGGAAGCCGAACAGATTTTTTGGATGTTTATTTAGGAGCTAAGTGTCATTCTTTTTTATGCTCCGATACCGGGATGTCTATTATCCCGGAGGCCTTTAAGCGTCCTGTTGTTTACGTGAATTGGGTCCCGATCCAGCGGATATCGATCTGGGTTTCAAACGGGATATTCATCTTCAAAAAATTCTACTCTGTGAGCAAAAAGCGTTGCTTAACGTTTAGTGAAATAATTCAGTCCGGCCTGGGGAACTGTTGGGATGGCAGAGATTTTGAAAAGAATGAAATAGAATTAAGAGAGAATAGCCCGGAAGAGATCATGGCGCCGGTCTTTGAAATGGAGGATCGTCTTAAGGGCAAGTGGAAGGCTGGGCCTGAAGACGAAGAGCTGCAGAGGCGTTTTTGGGCATGTTTAGGGTGGGATAATCTAAATCCTAACGTAAGGATCGGGGCCGAATTTTTGCGTCAAAATCAGGATCTCTTGAACTGATTTTATTACTTGCCTTACTCGGAAATATGCAATAAACTATAATTTGGTAATCCTTTAATCCTCTCAGGGAGGTCGGTATGAAGATTTTAGTTGTCGTCCCCAAGTATGAACCAGATATTGAAAAAACAGGAGCGCCGTATTTCTTACCATTAGGGCTCATGTATGTTTCATCCTATTTGAAACA includes:
- a CDS encoding SDR family oxidoreductase, whose translation is MKKEHVLVIGGSKGIGRTVVQTMAQRGYLVSVISRKQPQEKTEKVHYWDADITKPGRFLKVFNEIIRRQGQLNHLVFCQQFRGVGDDWAGQIETSLTAVKHVIESAVDHFENVKGRNTIIVVTSIAGRLIAAEQPVGYHVAKAGLEQMTRYYALALGAKGIRVNAIAPNMVLKEENKDFYLRNKKIYDLYRKISPLGRMVASDDVAHTVAFFCSSQSAGITGQILVIDGGVSLQEHAALARALMSLDGTQITQKNRQQKKFS
- a CDS encoding carbamoyltransferase C-terminal domain-containing protein — translated: MNVLGIHCAFSHLNHDPSAALICDGKLIALGEEERFTRIKGARGLLPFFSIRFCLKQAGLKMEDIDLVVSTGETIKEQLDNNVKLFFKHYFGVVPPIQYINHQFSHLASAFFYSGFDRSMCISYDGRGDDLSGMLAVGSSKGIKVLEKMPIKDSVGLFYCAVTQFLGFRQAQDEYKVMGLASFGKEGEDISSLVRISDDGYSVRQENFGHPFPIRTLDEPIYNENLIRALGTPRRFGEPITDRHRNLAFAVQRSLEECVVRLVKRLHAKTGLDSLCIAGGVGLNCSANRIIHQLPFIKRLFVQPAASDRGLCLGNALVGAYENGEKIELPGHVFFGPSYTNGQLLSALKLTGQDYIELPDPGTKAAEMLAEGKIIGWFQGRSEFGPRALGNRSILADPRSIKMKDEINARIKFREEFRPFAPAVLEERASEVFEMDQPSPYMTVTFTVRPHWVEKLQAVTHVDKTARVQTVSKETNPLFHGLIAAFGRLTGVPVVLNTSFNARGEPIVETPLDALATFSSVGMDALFLGPYLITKPKPPRR
- a CDS encoding TIGR04372 family glycosyltransferase; the protein is MKDIGQGPIRKLYQCLLVPPAVLIAIGIRILRPLIVVRWGRIDIARIGGIYRADWYLSLYHGRMCRDKYFDIFYFDWSGVVGNSQWWAMWKRVLRIFPFGGLAKLVGRISCILPGDKLYIVPVMDATPSTISEHQDILKRILEHKEPNVAFTPQEEHFGHQEIRGLGIPEKAPFVCFHARDAAYLDAVYPDRSWGYHDYRDSNIFNYLPAVEGLARRGYHAVRMGSTVKDRLPASNAAIIDYAANGSRTDFLDVYLGAKCHSFLCSDTGMSIIPEAFKRPVVYVNWVPIQRISIWVSNGIFIFKKFYSVSKKRCLTFSEIIQSGLGNCWDGRDFEKNEIELRENSPEEIMAPVFEMEDRLKGKWKAGPEDEELQRRFWACLGWDNLNPNVRIGAEFLRQNQDLLN